ACTTTGATAGTAGCATTTTGCATATTAATAGGCTTTAGAATATAGAAATAGTTTTTATCAAAATAATTATCATCATCCTCATTAAAAAGGTTAATACTACTTTGAAGAAGGATAACACTCTCACCTTCGCTAAGATTAAAGTGCATATTTGATATATTTCGTGTTTTAATCTCTAAATCTGTCTCTCCAGAGAGTAAAACAACACCTTCCTGTGTAGAGGTGTTGAAAGATTTAATTATTCCTAGCCTAGAGATAAAGATGTTTCTGTAAGTCCATAGTTTGATCTCTTCTTGTGTTAGTGCTGAACCTTTCATTTGGCTATTCATTCTGTATATTTCATAATTCAAGTTCATATTTATTTAGCTTCTCCTTTGATATTTAAATAATTAGAGTCATCATAAAGTTTCAAGGTAAGTGAGCACTCACCAGTATTGCTTAAAGCAGCACTAGTCTCTATAATGCTACTCTTAACTTCACTCCCCAGAGAGTCTAGAAATTTGACCCTATCACCAACTTTTAGTTTGTGTGTATACATAATCTTGGCATTCCAATATATAAGTCTTATATTGCGGGTACTTCCGATAGCAATTTCTTGTTGCGGGATAAAGTGAAGACCAAAATCTTCAAGTAGTAAATAATTTGTATGTCCAGCTTCAGGTGTTGCGTTAGTAAAGATATAATTACACTCAACATGCTCAAGTCCTAGAGTTGATTCTTTAATAATTTGTCTTTGATCTTTAGGTATAATATCTGTTCTAACACTTTGAACATACTTTTTAGTTATCTTTTCAATAAACTCAAGAGGAGTATTTGCACAAAAACTCTCATCTATAATTTTTGTTCTATCAGCATAACTCATATTGATTATATGTCTATTAGGAAATGCTATAGAGATGGCATTCTCTACACTCATGCCTTGAAATTGATTTATGTCAAGTTTGCGATTGAAATAATTACTTTTTGTTGACAGATGAACTTCAAGATCAACACTAAAATCACCAGTATCATAATCAGTACTCATAGGAACACCTAAATACCCTGACATAATAAAATCATAATCTCTAGAGTCAGCAAACTTTTTATAAAATATCTTTACAATATCTCCTTCATTTACATTACGAGTAAAATCAAGAGATAAGTTCCAAAGAGTTAGCTTGCTTCTCTTTGCACACACATAATTATTGCTTGAGTAAATATCAGATATTGATATGTCAATGTGTATACCGTCTTGAGTGTCAATTATGATTTTAGGTTTTTCTTCTGATGTGCTAGTTTGACTTAGGTTATAAAATTCGATTTTAAAGTCGTATTTGATAAGCCTGAGATCCATTTTCTTATCCTTTATATACATTAAATGTTTTAAGAACTTCTAATGTGAGACTAATTTCAACCTCATCAAGGTATACTGTGTCTTTAAGGGTAAGAGATGTAATTGCAACTATGCTTCTAAACCCTAGAGTTGGGCTGTAGAGGCTAAATGGAACACTCTCTTGAACTCTGTTAACCAGTTGTTGTTTTGCTAAATTACTAGTATGAGGAAAAATTAACTTTCCAAAAGCCGTACTGGTTGAAAAATTAAGCAGTTCCTTATAAGCACTAGTTAATACAGCATTATTTAGTGTGATAACTTCGCCAGTAAAAGTTGGATTGTAGCTTACATATTCAGCTTTACGTGTATAATAGTCAATTACAGGACGTTTTGAACATGTTGTGGTGTAAGTTGTGCTAATTAGTTCACTTTTAGGTAGAATGAAGAACCCTTGAGGGACATATCCAAGTCCTTTAAAGTCCATCCTTGGACATAAACTTAAGAAATTATATGCCATAAACACAGTAGAGATTTCATTAAATGTTTCTTTAAGAATATTTGTTATTTGTGATGGTGTAAGATTTAAAGGGTCTAGGGTTGCCTTTAGGGGTGCTGTGTCTTTGTATTTATAAGTAAAATCAGTTGTAAATTGTGATATCATATATTTAAGGTGTCCTTATACTTGAATCTTCTTCTGTTTTAAGTTTATCAAGACTCTTACCACCATCTCCGCCTAAAAATTTAGGAAGTATTGCTTTAAGTCTTGCAATTAATGCGTCTAGAGAAAAAATACTTTTAATGCCCTTTATTAAAGGGTCGGTAACATGTGTTTGAAAATTAAACGTTAAAGCCCAATCGAGTATTTTGTTTAAAGAAGTAACTAACGGTTCTAATACCTTGGCAGTAAGTTTTGAACCTGTGTCATTAAGCTTTTCTAAGCTACTTTTAGCCTCTTCGCTCGAGCTTGAGTAAGTAGGAAATTTAAGTGAGTTCCAATCGTTAATTACTTCCTTTAGTTTATGACTTCTGTAATCAAGGGCCTGGCCTGGTGCTAATATGTCATATTCCATTGCAGCTCGTTCATTATATTTACCAGTAAACTCTTTAAATGAGCTCATAATGTCATAAAGAGTACTGCTTTTACCTTGCAAGAATTCTACTACTGCTTTGGTAGCCGAGTTAGTATCATCAACAACCCCAGTAGATTTAAGCTTTGCAGCAAATTCTACTGCCTTTTTAAGATTACTTTCATTGTTTTGACCTAAAAATACAAGTTCTTTTCTAATTATCCCAGCCAAGTTTAGGAAATCTTCTCTCTCTAAATCCCTTTCAAATCCGGAAATTCCTTTAAGCATACCACTTAGTGATTTCTTCTCACCTTCTGTAAATACTTTTGAAGTAATTGAATGTGTTTTACTTAATTTTGCATTGTCTTCTAAAGATTTCTTAGCATAACTAAATATTCCCGAAGCACCACTACTAACAGCATTTCCAAGAGCAGTCCCAGCAGCGATTTTTAAAATACTAGCGCCTTTAAGAATACTATTTTGAACGGTTTTGTTAAGTGCTATTTCTTTGTGCCCTCCACGTTTCAAATTTTCATATTCTAGTCGTCTTAGCTCTTTAGTTGACATTAAGGAATGCTTGAATGCTTTTCGCCTAGCGTTTTCAAATGTGTATCCAAGCTTAATGAGTTTTTTAGTCTCACTGAGTCTAAACTTTTCTACACCCTCCCTTAAACGTTCATATTTGTTTTGTTTGGCCAGTTCACGTTTCTTCTCATATAAATTGTGTTTTAATATATCCTTAGTACTCTTTAGATGTGATCGCTTAGGTTTAATTAAACGTTCTAGTTTAGAAATGTCTCTCTCTAAAGATTTGCGAGTTGATGCGTGATCAAGTACACCTTTAAATTTAATTGTAAATTTTGTTGTGTTCATAATACACCTTTACTAAGGAACATTTCAAATATTTGCTTTTCAAGTTTAAGTTCAGATATTTTGTTAACTTCCATTAAATCTTTATAATTTAGTGTTTTGACGTCATTTAAAGTGCAAACACCCATGATAATTGGAAAGAAATATTTGTTTTGTTTTATCTCTTCAAGTAGCTTAAAATATTCAAGCTTAGTTTCATGTAATACTTGTATATACTCATTACTACTGCTTTTCATAAATTTTAAATACCTTCTATATTTTGATATTTTGTATTATCTCTTCATAATTCCAACTATCATCAATGTAATCAAATTGTATAAAGCCACTAGTATTATTTAGATAATGACTTAAGTAAACTAAATTTGGTCTCTTAAAGTCAGGATCTGATTTGAATGTATCAAACTGAATTGAGTAAAGTATGGCTTGAAGATATTCTTTATAGTAAGTAATGTACTCTCTATTTTCATTTAAGATAAGATAAAATTCATCTAAAAAGCCAGGTTTAATCATTAAATTAGTAATTTCGCTTAAGTATTTAATTTCATTTAGTTTATGTATGCCTTCACTTTGTGAAAATCCTAATATAGAGTCCCACTTGTAAACAGGAAGTACTCTAACTTCAAATGTATGCGTCTTACTTTTAGTTAAAATATTCATTTTGTAACGTGTAATCACAAATCCTCCTTAATTATTAAATTTAATTGTCAACTGTGCATCCAACAGCTCTTATCTCAAAAGTAACTTTTTCAGCTTCAACAGAGTAACTTCTTGAAGGTTCTTCTGCAAAAAATGCAGAGTTAGATATGATTTTGATGTCTTCTAGGTCATTGAATACTAAATCTAACATTCTTTCATTTTTACTTTTGGATATGTTATAAAATTGGTCTTTTGAAAGCTTTGTTAGGAGTTTGTAATCATAAGTACCAATTGAAACCTCAATATTGAATATGAAAACAATGGTTCTAGGGTCTCTAAAGCTAACTACAGGCATTCCTCTATCTTCACTGCTAGCTACCGCTCTTGTTGTAGGTTCACTTGTAAGTTCTAACTTACCGCTTTGAATCTCATGGCCGCCAATAGAGAAAACTATGTTTCTTAAATCATAACATTGTGTCATTTCTTAAGTCTCCTTTAAGCTATTTAAGTAATTTTGTATATCTTGTGCTGTAATGTTTAGAAGAACGGCGTTCATAGAGTAGTTATAAGTAATCTCTAGTGATAAGAAAAGCTTTAGAGCTTGTGTTGGTGATATTTGGATTTTAAGATTAGAGTACGCAACAATTACACCCCTATCAATGAAACGTTTAAGCATACACTCAACAGCCGCACTGTAAGCATTGTCTCGCTTACCTGAGAGTTGCAATTCTGATAATTTACTATTTTGTCTGTTATTAAAATTCCATACTCTAATAAGCTGTGATGTAAGTTCATATTTGATATAATGATAAGTGAAAATTTCATCAATTGGAGCACCTTCAAGTGTGACTCCTTCTTTAAAAGCTTTAACACCATCAAGACCAGTTTCATTAAGCAGTGCATAAAAATTAATATTCGCGTTCCTAAGTTTAGAAATTGTATCATTATCAGTAATAGGCTCCAAGCTGCTAAATTTGAGTCCATAAGGATTAGCAGCTTGAAATATGCTAGCTTCATGTAAGTATTTAGATATAAATCTTAAGTGAAGATGTGCATTACCTTGTGAGTGGATAACAATAATTTTAGATTTAGAATTCGCACCATCTTTAAACAACTCTTTTACTTCAGATTCTTTTGTTGCAAATACAAAAAAGTGCTTATCGTCTTTAAAATGTGTATAATCATCTTTGTAAAGGGTAAGCCCATCATCACCACCACTGTTATTTACGTAAGTGTTTATAAGTACAATAAATGTATATCTATTGTCTTTAAGCTCTGATTTTATTGCTTTTGCTTCAGTGCCTTCTTTATATATGAGTAGTTTAGCTGATTTAAGTCCAGAATCACCTGCTGAGAAGAATGCTTGGATTGCTCCTTTTAAGTATTCCTTCTCTTTACCAAATTCATCATCACTATTACTTCCTTCCTTCTCAAGTACGTCAATCTGTCTCTCAAAGCTATTTATATTTAAGTTTAATATCTTAATCTTAGGCGTTGTGGTGTTAACTTTAATTTTGGAACATTTGTACACAAGTAAAGGCGTGTAGTAATTTACATAATTTATATCTAATTTAGAATGTACCAAATTCACACTAATTGTATCTTGTGGCATTTACTTCTCCTCCTTAATTAGTTGTTCGATTACTTGCACACTAGCTTTAAAAGCTTGATTGCAACAATATGCAGCATTGCTATAATTAGAATCAATTTTAACAAGTCCACTATTTTGCATATTTGTTGTAGGATAAATATAAAAATTAAGTTCAGTTAAGTACCGCTCATCTTCACTTTGCAGCGTTACCTTATGAGTATTCTCATAAAGAAAATCACTAAGTAGACTATAGATTTGAAACATTGTGTAATAAGCATCCTTGTCTTTAGAGCTTATAACCTGACTTAAGATGAATATTTGAAAATTCAGGACAAACTCATTTACATTCTTATAAAATGCACCAGCTCTTGAGCCTAATGTTAAGTCATCCATATTTTCAAATTTAATTGCAATAATGTTTGCACACTCAAGAGTGTATTTAGACATGTATGGATGATTGTATGTATTAATTAAATCTAAATTTAGAGCTAATTTAGAAGTACGTTCTTTAAAATTTTTAAAATATGAGATTAAGCTTTTATGTATGTCTTTTGTACTTAATATCACTCATTTATCCTATAGCTAATAGAATTTATCATCTCTTCAGTATCAACTAGAGTAACTTCTGGATGATGCGAACCTTTATCTCTCTTAAAGTCAATTGTCTTGCTAGATAGTGCGGGTTTTACCTTTTTTGACATGACATAATTTGTGTAATAAGTAATAAATGCTTCTCCTATTGCTTGCATGCCTTTTTTTGGACTTTTAAGAAAACAGGTTCTTATATAAGGTGTATTTATATACTCTCTAAATTCATAAGCCTCAGCTACAGAATAAAGATGTGACCTTATAGGCAATTTGCTACTACCCATCTGATGAAGACTTGCAATTTTAGCATTGCGTTTATCAAACCAACCAATCTCTACTTCCATTCTACTTCCTTCAAAATCATAGTAAGATAGCCAATACTAGAGTCGATACTTAAAATTTCATAAAATGTACTTTGAGCTGAAATTCTATCTTTAAGTTCAAACTCTAGACTAGAGGTAGTATAAAGTTTATGAAGTGACTTAACATCATAAAGATTAATTTCAGGCAAGCTTGCAAGCGTGTCAGCTTTGATACTAAAGAGTACTCCTGTAAACTTGCTAAACTTACCCTTATCATAAGTTATCTCATGAGAATCTAACTCCTCGCACTTAGAGTAATTACCTTTGTGAAGTTTTAAATTCTCTTCATTTTGAAAGTAAGAGATTACTCTTGATGCTAGTCTTGAAAACCCATTTCTAACGTTACTAATCACTTTATAAATCCTATACAACAAGAGGGCATGTTTGTTTGGCTTTTTAGAGCACCAAGCAGCGATTCAAACTGTTTACAAAAACTTAAATTATTATTAGCCTCATTACTAGCAGGATGATATGAAATTTCAAGCTCATTTAGCTTTTCATTTTTAATCCTCTCAAGGCCAAATTCACGTATTACTCCTGCTTGACTTAGCTTGCAACCTATATAGTAACAAAGCAGTAATATCAGACTTGAGGAGCTAAGCATACGAGCATCAATGCTTTCAGTAATTATTATCATCTCAAGTAATTCTGTGTAAGTTTCAAACTGTGTAAATGATAATATGTCTTCATTTAAGTTAAGTAAACTTAAGACTTTACTGTGAAGTGTTTGAAGCTCAGCTAACATCAAATTCTCCTAACTTTGCTTAATATCAACTCTCAAAATAGTATTATCTATTGCTAAGAGACCACCAAGTACAAAATCAAGGTATGAATGTGCAACATCACTTGAATTCTTATCAATTTGTTCATTTAACATTGGCAACATGTACTTACTTGGTTTAAATTTAATAAGATTAGGACTCATTGGATAAATTAGTATCTGATTTTGAAGTAAGTTACTTGTCTGTATATATACTTCTCTTCTATTATTAACAGCCTTTATGGTCTTAATAAGGAAGTCTTCCCATGAATCATTAGAAGAATAGGTGTTAGATGATGAGGACGTATTTGTTATTGCATATGGTTTGATAAGTTTCAAACTGGTTTGTGGATCAACTAATACCATAAATGGTGTTGAGAATTCATCTCCTAGCTCTAATTTTGCAAGTCCTGACTCAATCTTTTCAAATATCTTATCCATTTTATCTTTATTAGTTTGTTCAACTTCTTCTTTAACTTGATTTGGCATATTAAGAAGGCCATACATATTAGGAAGCATGCGTTTTTGATTCTTACCATCTCTCTGGATTGAAACATCACCTGTTAAGATAAACTGGTCAATAAGTTTAATAATTTCATTACTTGCAAGCTTATATGCTTGCTCAAAGGTCAGTAAATTGTTATTTACATCACCCGTATAATCTACTTTAAATGTTTTTTTTAAATGTCTAAACCTGTACTGTAACTTCAGGTAATCAAGCTTGATTGATTCTGATTTAAATCCTATTGTTGCAATAGAATGATTAAATTCATTTACTAACGTTGTTGGATTAGCGTTAAGAAACGCATTACATTTTACTACGTTGATATAATTACAGGAAGTAGCGTTCTCTTCAATTTGTTTACTTGAAAACCACTTATAAAACATTGGTTCTCTTACATCACTCTCTAACCCTACTATTTCTCTATCATTAGATTCGTCATTAAATTCTAACATCAAATTCTCCTAACTTTGTTTAATATCAACTCTTAAAATAGTATTTGCTGTTGCTAAGAGACCACCAAGCACAAAATCAAGGTATGAATGTGCAATAGTAGTTGAATCCTTATCAATTTGTTCATTTGGAATTGGCAACATGTATTTACTTGGTTTAAATTTAATAAGCTCTGCATTTAATGGATAAATTAGTATCTGATTTTGAAGTAAGTTACTTGTCTGTATATATACTTCTCTTCTATTATTAACAGCCTTTATGGTCTTAATAAGGAAGTCTTCCCATGAATCATTAGAAGAATAGGTGTTAGATGATGAGGACGTATTTGTTATTGCATATGGTTTGATAAGTTTCAAACTGGTTTGTGGATCAACTAATACCATAAATGGTGTTGAGAATTCATCTCCTAGCTCTAATTTTGCAAGTCCTGACTCAATCTTTTCAAATATCTTATCCATTTTATCTTTATCGCTACTTTGAACTTGTTCTTTAACTTGTTTTGGCATATTAAGAAGTCCGTACATATTAGGAAGCATGCGTTTTTCATTCTTACCATCTTTCTGGATTGAAACAGCACCTGTTAAGATAAAATGGTCAATAAGTTTAATAATTTCATTACTTGCAAGCTTATATGCTTCTCTAAAGGGGAGTAAATTATTATTTACATCACCTGCATAATCATTATTTTTATAAAATTTCTCAGCGGTTTGCTTTAAATGTCTAAACCTGTACTGTAAGCTAAGGTAATTAAGCTTGATTGACTCTGATTTAAATCCTATTGTTGCAATAGTATTAACTTCATTTACTAATGTTGTAGGATTTGCATCAAGAAACGCATCCCATTTTATTGTTTTTAAGTATCCTATCGTTAAATTGACATCTTCGATTTGTTCATTTGAAAACCATTTGTAAAATACTGGTGTCTTTATCTCCGGGAATACATTTGCTATTTCTTTAGCATAATAGTTTTGGTCATATAATTCTGACATTTTTAAACTCCTTTAATTTATTAACTTGGCTTACCTTTATTACCATAAACAGCCACATGTACTATGTAAAGGTTATCCGTACTATCAATTTCGATTGAATCTGACAATGCTACTGCATTAATTTTGTTATTACTTGAAGTATTCTTTTCAACTTGTCCATTTGAGTTAAATTTAAGCTTATCTTTTCTCTTTATAGAATTATCTTTAGCAACAAGATACCCTTGAAATATATTTGTAATAGGAATTACTGTTGCAGTTTGTGTAAATTCATCAACATCTATGCATATTCCATAAAGGTCATCCTCACCTCCAGCTTCAACATGTGGTTCATAGTGTGGCTGTCCTTCAACAAAAGGATCTACAACACGTTTTACTCCTCTTTTGTATGGATAGCCTTTAAAGAAGTAATTCTCTAACTTGTCATGCTTACCAGTTAGAGTCCCGCCAGAATTACTAAAATGTAAATTCTTATCTCTAAAATCAGTAGTGTTACTAAAGACACAACCATCATTGCTAGGATTCTTCATTAGCTTTTTTAGTTTTTTAGCTTGTTCTTCATATTTATTTACTAACTCAGTTACACTTGACACTGTAATCCTCCTATTTTAAGAAATTGCCTTATTACCATAAAGAGATATCTTTACTAAATACAATTTATAATCTTCTTGCCCTCGCTTATCATCCTCATCAGTAAGGTGTAATGTAAATATGTTACTTAGTGCAATTGCGTTAATTGAAACTGACGAGCTACTAGATGCTTTAATCACTTCTCCATTTGAATTGAAATCTAATCTATCACCTATTGCAATCCCACTTGAGCTTCCAGATACAACGTAACCCTCAAAATTATCAGTTATTGGTATTACCGTTGCCACATTAGTATTCTCATCTATATCAATGCATATTCCATACATATTCTTGCCATCAGAAACTTCTACTTGCACTTCATCAGATTTACTTGTTTCAATTTTTAATTTAACAGCACGTTTGTATGGAAATCCTAAAGATGGGTATTCTTCTAATTTATCTGTGCTACTTGATACAGATTGACATATAGCATCAAATGTTAAATTTTTATCTCTAAATCCAGTCTTGGCTTTAAAAACAGGTGACTCATCATCAAAACTTTTAGAGTATTTTCGCAATTTTAACAAATATTCTTTAAGTGTCTTACCTTGGTCTGTCTCTAGTACTGCTGCATGTCTTTTACTTCGACTCTTAACCTTTGTAGAAGGATCTTGCACGGACGCTCTCTGTTCTTGTTCTAGTTGTTGTTTTAAAACCTGGATAACTTCAGTATCATCCATTTGAGAATAAATATCAGAATCAACCGATTCATCTGGAACATTTGGTATTAAGTTTGGATCTCGATGATCTTCTCTACTCACCATTAATTAATCCCTCGATTCCCAAATATACTTACAAGTGCTATGTACAGGTTTTCATTAATTTTAAATGCCTTTGATAAGGCAGTACCATTAATAACACGAGAACCTGAACCGCTGTCATTTTCAATCTCTCCATTAGTATCAAATTTAACTTTGACACCTGGTGTAATTGAAGATTGACTACTCTTCTTTACTACTAAATATCCAGTAAAATTATCAGTTATTGGCATTACTGTTGCGGTCCCAGTAAATTCATCAATATCAATGCATATTCCATAAAGGTCAGAACCACCCCCAGCCTCAACACAAGGTTCATAACCATCCTCAAAAGATAACTTTACTCCTCTCTTGTATGGATATCCCTTAATTGGATGATTTTCTAACCTATCAACACTGCTGGCTATAGTCCCACCTTGATTTGCAAAGTGTATTCCTTTATCTTTAAAACCTATATCTACATGAAATAGACCAGCATCTCTATTTGGGTTCTTCATTAGGTCTTGTATTTCTTCTACTTTCTTTAAGTATTCTTCTCTAATCTGTGTTATAGTCTGTGACATATATACTTATCTCCTTTAAGCAGCTTTTTGACTTTTAAGCTTATAAAACTCATGTCTCATGTCTTTATAACCATTTGCAATAGAAATACTAAATTCATCAAAGTTTTGGGGACTAAAGTTAAAATTTAATATGGATATATCCTCATTTATTAAGTCAAGTTTAATCTCGCCTTTTGGACTGGAACTAGTAGTAGAGCGAGTTCTTTTTTTTATATTTGATTTAGCAAGGTTTACAAGTTGTTCAAGTACTTTTCCATCTAAATGTTGTACTTCCCTTACATTAGCAATAGCTTGAATATCATCAACCGGTACATATTTCCTAACAAGTTCCCTACGTTGTGCTTGTATTATATCTTTAAGTGAGTATCCCCTAGCAAGAAGTGTCTCTTTATTGAAATGTGAACTTAAATGTTTACGTGCTAAAGTATCAATCTCATTAATACGAGTAGCTTCACTTAGTAATCTATTTTCTTCTTCCAATCGCACTTGTGAATCAGCAAGCTCTTTTGATATCATCTCATTAATACTTAAATTCTTATCTTCAGATTCTTTTGCTGCTTTGTACGCTTTGTATTTTTCATATTCACTTTTATATTCTTCATATTCCTTATATTCTTTTAAACTTAAAGTAATACCATTGCTACCCTCCAAGTTATCCTCTACACTCTTAGCTAAGCCATCATTTTGTATGCTATCTATATTTTCTTGTATTTTTTGATTCATAAAATCTCCTTATTAACCTTCATAAAAAAATAATTTATGCTTTAAAACATTAAGTTCTCTTGTGCTTAATGTTTTACTTGACTCCAATTCCTTATATTTAAGGGCTAATTCTATAAGTCGCATATCACTCTCATACTTTTCTTCTTCAGTTAGTACATAAAGTGAATTAAATCTCATGTCTAAATGATAATGTTTAACAAGTTTACTATTACAACTAATCTCTAACTCTTCTTGAACACTTTTTAAAAAGTCATAATAATTAGACCTATCACCTTTACCATCATTCCCAAGCCCCTTGGTTTGTTCATTAAAACTTCTAGTTAATGGCTCTTTTGTGTCAGCACCAATCTTTGCCTTTACTAAGGCTAATGCGTCCTTTAAATAGGTTAAGTCATACTTAATAACTTCAAGTGACGCATCTGATGTTCCACTGTAAAAAATACCATTATTATTTATGTTAGATATAAGTTTAGAGAGCTCTCGCTCTAAATCTCTATTTACACTCTTGAGTGTGTTTATATGACTTTGCTCTTCATTTACATTTCTTTTAAACAGGTTAGAAAATATGCTTGGCTTATAATTAACACCTTTAGTTAAAAGCTCTAATGAGTTTGTAGCATCACTTAAGGCATCTTGTAATGTTGCTAATGATTCATCCTTATAAAATAAAAAGTTATGTTGCCCTATTCGCCGCTCTATTTCTTTATATATTTCTTCAAAAAGATATATATTAAGCAAAAAACTTTGCGTATAACATGGACTGTAGGCTTTAAGTATATAATC
This region of Borrelia puertoricensis genomic DNA includes:
- a CDS encoding DUF228 domain-containing protein yields the protein MSSVTELVNKYEEQAKKLKKLMKNPSNDGCVFSNTTDFRDKNLHFSNSGGTLTGKHDKLENYFFKGYPYKRGVKRVVDPFVEGQPHYEPHVEAGGEDDLYGICIDVDEFTQTATVIPITNIFQGYLVAKDNSIKRKDKLKFNSNGQVEKNTSSNNKINAVALSDSIEIDSTDNLYIVHVAVYGNKGKPS
- a CDS encoding DUF1322 family protein, which translates into the protein MKSSSNEYIQVLHETKLEYFKLLEEIKQNKYFFPIIMGVCTLNDVKTLNYKDLMEVNKISELKLEKQIFEMFLSKGVL
- a CDS encoding DUF1463 family protein yields the protein MTQCYDLRNIVFSIGGHEIQSGKLELTSEPTTRAVASSEDRGMPVVSFRDPRTIVFIFNIEVSIGTYDYKLLTKLSKDQFYNISKSKNERMLDLVFNDLEDIKIISNSAFFAEEPSRSYSVEAEKVTFEIRAVGCTVDN
- a CDS encoding DUF1506 family protein is translated as MISNVRNGFSRLASRVISYFQNEENLKLHKGNYSKCEELDSHEITYDKGKFSKFTGVLFSIKADTLASLPEINLYDVKSLHKLYTTSSLEFELKDRISAQSTFYEILSIDSSIGYLTMILKEVEWK
- a CDS encoding DUF792 family protein — its product is MISQFTTDFTYKYKDTAPLKATLDPLNLTPSQITNILKETFNEISTVFMAYNFLSLCPRMDFKGLGYVPQGFFILPKSELISTTYTTTCSKRPVIDYYTRKAEYVSYNPTFTGEVITLNNAVLTSAYKELLNFSTSTAFGKLIFPHTSNLAKQQLVNRVQESVPFSLYSPTLGFRSIVAITSLTLKDTVYLDEVEISLTLEVLKTFNVYKG
- a CDS encoding DUF777 family protein; translated protein: MNLNYEIYRMNSQMKGSALTQEEIKLWTYRNIFISRLGIIKSFNTSTQEGVVLLSGETDLEIKTRNISNMHFNLSEGESVILLQSSINLFNEDDDNYFDKNYFYILKPINMQNATIKVNDFAIDIQHPIDIKANNTSLKAVLEEIVSCLYNLRVTGQSVVDPSFYSNLTKITTKINMLLK
- a CDS encoding DUF1473 family protein; this encodes MITRYKMNILTKSKTHTFEVRVLPVYKWDSILGFSQSEGIHKLNEIKYLSEITNLMIKPGFLDEFYLILNENREYITYYKEYLQAILYSIQFDTFKSDPDFKRPNLVYLSHYLNNTSGFIQFDYIDDSWNYEEIIQNIKI
- a CDS encoding DUF693 family protein gives rise to the protein MDLRLIKYDFKIEFYNLSQTSTSEEKPKIIIDTQDGIHIDISISDIYSSNNYVCAKRSKLTLWNLSLDFTRNVNEGDIVKIFYKKFADSRDYDFIMSGYLGVPMSTDYDTGDFSVDLEVHLSTKSNYFNRKLDINQFQGMSVENAISIAFPNRHIINMSYADRTKIIDESFCANTPLEFIEKITKKYVQSVRTDIIPKDQRQIIKESTLGLEHVECNYIFTNATPEAGHTNYLLLEDFGLHFIPQQEIAIGSTRNIRLIYWNAKIMYTHKLKVGDRVKFLDSLGSEVKSSIIETSAALSNTGECSLTLKLYDDSNYLNIKGEAK
- a CDS encoding DUF3890 domain-containing protein → MLAELQTLHSKVLSLLNLNEDILSFTQFETYTELLEMIIITESIDARMLSSSSLILLLCYYIGCKLSQAGVIREFGLERIKNEKLNELEISYHPASNEANNNLSFCKQFESLLGALKSQTNMPSCCIGFIK
- a CDS encoding DUF228 domain-containing protein, with amino-acid sequence MVSREDHRDPNLIPNVPDESVDSDIYSQMDDTEVIQVLKQQLEQEQRASVQDPSTKVKSRSKRHAAVLETDQGKTLKEYLLKLRKYSKSFDDESPVFKAKTGFRDKNLTFDAICQSVSSSTDKLEEYPSLGFPYKRAVKLKIETSKSDEVQVEVSDGKNMYGICIDIDENTNVATVIPITDNFEGYVVSGSSSGIAIGDRLDFNSNGEVIKASSSSSVSINAIALSNIFTLHLTDEDDKRGQEDYKLYLVKISLYGNKAIS
- a CDS encoding DUF764 family protein; the encoded protein is MILSTKDIHKSLISYFKNFKERTSKLALNLDLINTYNHPYMSKYTLECANIIAIKFENMDDLTLGSRAGAFYKNVNEFVLNFQIFILSQVISSKDKDAYYTMFQIYSLLSDFLYENTHKVTLQSEDERYLTELNFYIYPTTNMQNSGLVKIDSNYSNAAYCCNQAFKASVQVIEQLIKEEK
- a CDS encoding DUF759 family protein — translated: MNTTKFTIKFKGVLDHASTRKSLERDISKLERLIKPKRSHLKSTKDILKHNLYEKKRELAKQNKYERLREGVEKFRLSETKKLIKLGYTFENARRKAFKHSLMSTKELRRLEYENLKRGGHKEIALNKTVQNSILKGASILKIAAGTALGNAVSSGASGIFSYAKKSLEDNAKLSKTHSITSKVFTEGEKKSLSGMLKGISGFERDLEREDFLNLAGIIRKELVFLGQNNESNLKKAVEFAAKLKSTGVVDDTNSATKAVVEFLQGKSSTLYDIMSSFKEFTGKYNERAAMEYDILAPGQALDYRSHKLKEVINDWNSLKFPTYSSSSEEAKSSLEKLNDTGSKLTAKVLEPLVTSLNKILDWALTFNFQTHVTDPLIKGIKSIFSLDALIARLKAILPKFLGGDGGKSLDKLKTEEDSSIRTP
- a CDS encoding DUF787 family protein; this encodes MPQDTISVNLVHSKLDINYVNYYTPLLVYKCSKIKVNTTTPKIKILNLNINSFERQIDVLEKEGSNSDDEFGKEKEYLKGAIQAFFSAGDSGLKSAKLLIYKEGTEAKAIKSELKDNRYTFIVLINTYVNNSGGDDGLTLYKDDYTHFKDDKHFFVFATKESEVKELFKDGANSKSKIIVIHSQGNAHLHLRFISKYLHEASIFQAANPYGLKFSSLEPITDNDTISKLRNANINFYALLNETGLDGVKAFKEGVTLEGAPIDEIFTYHYIKYELTSQLIRVWNFNNRQNSKLSELQLSGKRDNAYSAAVECMLKRFIDRGVIVAYSNLKIQISPTQALKLFLSLEITYNYSMNAVLLNITAQDIQNYLNSLKET